In Cervus elaphus chromosome 5, mCerEla1.1, whole genome shotgun sequence, the following proteins share a genomic window:
- the HSD17B1 gene encoding 17-beta-hydroxysteroid dehydrogenase type 1 isoform X1, whose translation MDRTVVLITGCSSGIGLHLALRLASDPSQSFKVYATMRDLASQGPLLEAAQSRGCPPGSLETLQLDVRDADSIAAAQARVTEGRVDVLVCNAGRGLVGPLEAHKEGSVDAVLDVNLMGTVRMLQAFLLDMKRRRSGRILVTGSVGGLMALPFNAVYCASKFALEGLCESLAILLQPFGVHVSLIECGPVHTPFPEKLEGGLGGMLDRADAETRDLFYRYRRHCERVIREAGQDPEEVVEVSAERDCGSGAAPGLPSPARASSPPPAAAGLPPGAARPAPGPALLHYRTVPAAGAAARLRPQRLQLRRRRAPVSVPRQGGRGLRRRRGGGRSW comes from the exons ATGGACCGCACCGTGGTACTCATCACCGGCTGTTCCTCCGGCATTGGCCTACATCTGGCCCTGCGACTGGCGTCCGACCCGTCCCAGAGCTTCAAAG TGTACGCCACGATGAGGGACCTGGCGTCACAGGGCCCACTGCTGGAGGCCGCCCAGTCCCGAGGGTGCCCTCCCGGCTCCCTGGAGACGTTGCAGCTGGACGTGAGGGATGCAGATTCCATAGCCGCTGCCCAAGCACGCGTGACGGAGGGCCGCGTGGACGTGCTGG TGTGTAACGCAGGTCGGGGCCTGGTGGGGCCGCTGGAGGCCCACAAGGAGGGCAGCGTGGACGCCGTGCTGGACGTGAACCTAATGGGGACCGTGCGGATGCTGCAGGCCTTTCTGCTGGACATGAAGCGCCGCCGGTCGGGACGCATATTGGTGACGGGGAGCGTCGGCGGCCTGATGG CGCTTCCCTTCAACGCCGTTTACTGCGCCAGCAAGTTCGCGCTCGAGGGTTTGTGCGAGAGTCTGGCGATTCTGCTGCAGCCCTTCGGGGTCCA CGTGAGCCTCATCGAATGCGGCCCAGTGCACACCCCCTTCCCCGAGAAGCTGGAGGGCGGCCTGGGCGGGATGCTGGACCGCGCGGACGCCGAGACCCGCGACCTCTTCTACCGCTACCGTCGCCACTGCGAGCGGGTCATACGTGAGGCGGGTCAGGACCCGGAGGAGGTGGTAGAGGTGAGCGCCGAGCGGGACTGCGGGAGCGGGGCGGCCCCCgggctccccagcccagcccggGCCAGCTCGCCTCCTCCCGCCGCTGCAGGTCTTCCTCCAGGCGCTGCGCGCCCCGCGCCCGGCCCTGCGCTACTTCACTACCGAACGGTTCCTGCCGCTGGTGCAGCTGCGCGTCTCCGACCCCAGCGGCTCCAGCTACGTCGCCGCCGCGCACCAGTCAGCGTTCCACGACAAGGCGGCCGAGGGCTCCGACGGCGCCGGGGCGGAGGCCGAAGCTGGTAA
- the HSD17B1 gene encoding 17-beta-hydroxysteroid dehydrogenase type 1 isoform X2 produces the protein MDRTVVLITGCSSGIGLHLALRLASDPSQSFKVYATMRDLASQGPLLEAAQSRGCPPGSLETLQLDVRDADSIAAAQARVTEGRVDVLVCNAGRGLVGPLEAHKEGSVDAVLDVNLMGTVRMLQAFLLDMKRRRSGRILVTGSVGGLMALPFNAVYCASKFALEGLCESLAILLQPFGVHVSLIECGPVHTPFPEKLEGGLGGMLDRADAETRDLFYRYRRHCERVIREAGQDPEEVVEVFLQALRAPRPALRYFTTERFLPLVQLRVSDPSGSSYVAAAHQSAFHDKAAEGSDGAGAEAEAGKLGASELRAPLAPQ, from the exons ATGGACCGCACCGTGGTACTCATCACCGGCTGTTCCTCCGGCATTGGCCTACATCTGGCCCTGCGACTGGCGTCCGACCCGTCCCAGAGCTTCAAAG TGTACGCCACGATGAGGGACCTGGCGTCACAGGGCCCACTGCTGGAGGCCGCCCAGTCCCGAGGGTGCCCTCCCGGCTCCCTGGAGACGTTGCAGCTGGACGTGAGGGATGCAGATTCCATAGCCGCTGCCCAAGCACGCGTGACGGAGGGCCGCGTGGACGTGCTGG TGTGTAACGCAGGTCGGGGCCTGGTGGGGCCGCTGGAGGCCCACAAGGAGGGCAGCGTGGACGCCGTGCTGGACGTGAACCTAATGGGGACCGTGCGGATGCTGCAGGCCTTTCTGCTGGACATGAAGCGCCGCCGGTCGGGACGCATATTGGTGACGGGGAGCGTCGGCGGCCTGATGG CGCTTCCCTTCAACGCCGTTTACTGCGCCAGCAAGTTCGCGCTCGAGGGTTTGTGCGAGAGTCTGGCGATTCTGCTGCAGCCCTTCGGGGTCCA CGTGAGCCTCATCGAATGCGGCCCAGTGCACACCCCCTTCCCCGAGAAGCTGGAGGGCGGCCTGGGCGGGATGCTGGACCGCGCGGACGCCGAGACCCGCGACCTCTTCTACCGCTACCGTCGCCACTGCGAGCGGGTCATACGTGAGGCGGGTCAGGACCCGGAGGAGGTGGTAGAG GTCTTCCTCCAGGCGCTGCGCGCCCCGCGCCCGGCCCTGCGCTACTTCACTACCGAACGGTTCCTGCCGCTGGTGCAGCTGCGCGTCTCCGACCCCAGCGGCTCCAGCTACGTCGCCGCCGCGCACCAGTCAGCGTTCCACGACAAGGCGGCCGAGGGCTCCGACGGCGCCGGGGCGGAGGCCGAAGCTGGTAAACTGGGGGCATCTGAGCTCCGCGCTCCTCTCGCCCCTCAATAA